In a single window of the Deltaproteobacteria bacterium genome:
- a CDS encoding response regulator: MATRANILIVDDDKDQLDLFGLLLEKAKFKAFKALSVDEAMQILECEKVDCVVLDVFMPTTSGQVFTQYLRAHDALQDIPIIMLTAG; this comes from the coding sequence TTGGCAACGCGTGCAAATATTCTAATAGTTGACGACGACAAGGATCAATTGGATTTATTTGGTCTATTGTTGGAGAAGGCAAAGTTTAAGGCCTTTAAGGCACTCAGTGTCGATGAGGCTATGCAGATTCTCGAGTGCGAGAAAGTTGACTGCGTAGTTTTGGACGTTTTTATGCCGACGACTAGCGGACAAGTTTTTACGCAATATCTACGCGCTCACGACGCTCTTCAGGACATACCAATAATAATGTTGACGGCTGG